A stretch of Lactuca sativa cultivar Salinas chromosome 6, Lsat_Salinas_v11, whole genome shotgun sequence DNA encodes these proteins:
- the LOC111879671 gene encoding putative receptor protein kinase ZmPK1, whose amino-acid sequence MALPSMFWHIPLLITILYNSSLFTHSSSPSSPTHSLSKGSSIFVDHKDDNLVSPNSNFTAGFFEVGKNAYCVSIWFTESHAQNMNPTVVWMANRDVPVNGKQSKLSLQDDGNLVLHDADRSIVWSTETKSTSRSLSLQLEDTGNLVLREVNGDSDPVWQSFDHPTDTLLPDQLFTKNSQLVSSRSNANFSSGFFRLYFEDNNVLSLLYNSPEITSVYWPPPYQKTWEAGRFTYNNSRIAKLDSQGQFKSSDDLGFFVWDFGMSRQRIVKLDYDGNIRVYSLVDHQKEGKKWEVRWQAFSRSCKIHGVCGPNSLCTYSQETGRKCACVPGYKKKNQIDWTFGCAPKFRTCAQVSEDYIKLRFVEFYGFDMSVLQNSTLEACKQACLNDCKCKGFQFKFENTNYNYNYNCYLKNLLYNGYQRGFRDPMYIKLPKQLVSPAQQALIVKGSNLICPEQQQIMPIQRSYEKKHATSSLKFLLWFAYGIGIMEVLLVLIFFYITLKDSFRTAKSYFPIASGFKRFTYTELKTATRNFSKEIGRGGAGVVYKGKLSDDRTAGIKMLKEGNIHQGEAEFQAEISTIGRLNHMNLIETWGYCIEGKHRLVVYEYMENGSLATCLNSNKLDWGKKLEIAIGTAKGLAYLHEECLEWVLHCDVKPHNILLDSDYNPKVADFGLSKLFDRGAIENSCFSRIRGTRGYMAPEWVFNLPITSKVDVYSYGVVVLEMITGKSPLQMLQFGEGSSSGRDQTLVEWVRSKIREHIGSQNGAWIEEIVDGRTSGEYETRALINLVKVALQCAEDDRDARPSMSQVVNILLDLRYDD is encoded by the coding sequence ATGGCTTTGCCATCAATGTTTTGGCATATTCCTCTTCTGATAACAATTCTTTACAATTCATCCCTTTTCACGCATTCATCTTCTCCTTCTTCGCCCACACACTCCTTATCTAAAGGCTCATCAATCTTTGTGGATCACAAAGATGATAATTTGGTTTCACCAAACAGCAATTTCACTGCTGGATTTTTCGAGGTGGGTAAAAATGCTTACTGTGTTTCGATTTGGTTCACCGAGTCACATGCGCAAAACATGAATCCCACCGTAGTTTGGATGGCAAACCGAGACGTGCCAGTTAATGGAAAGCAATCCAAACTTTCCCTCCAGGACGATGGTAATCTTGTTTTACACGATGCAGATCGATCTATTGTTTGGTCCACAGAGACAAAATCTACTAGTCGTTCGCTCAGTTTACAGCTTGAAGACACTGGAAATCTTGTTTTACGTGAAGTTAATGGAGATTCAGACCCTGTTTGGCAAAGCTTCGATCATCCAACAGATACGCTTTTACCTGATCAACTGTTCACCAAAAACTCACAGCTGGTTTCTTCAAGAAGTAATGCCAATTTCTCTTCTGGGTTCTTTAGGCTCTATTTTGAGGACAACAACGTTCTCAGTCTTCTTTACAACAGTCCGGAGATAACGAGTGTTTACTGGCCTCCACCTTATCAGAAAACTTGGGAAGCCGGGAGATTCACTTACAATAATAGTAGAATTGCAAAACTGGATTCTCAAGGCCAATTCAAGTCATCTGACGATTTGGGTTTCTTTGTCTGGGATTTTGGCATGAGTCGCCAGAGAATAGTGAAGCTTGATTATGATGGTAATATTAGGGTTTACAGTCTTGTTGATCATCAGAAAGAAGGAAAAAAGTGGGAGGTTCGGTGGCAAGCTTTTTCCCGTTCCTGCAAGATTCATGGCGTATGTGGACCAAACAGTCTTTGTACTTACTCTCAAGAAACTGGAAGGAAATGTGCTTGCGTGCCTGGATATAAGAAGAAGAATCAGATCGATTGGACCTTCGGTTGCGCACCCAAATTCAGAACTTGCGCACAGGTTTCGGAAGATTATATTAAGCTTCGTTTTGTGGAGTTTTATGGTTTCGATATGAGCGTTCTTCAGAACAGCACCCTTGAAGCCTGCAAACAAGCCTGCTTGAACGACTGCAAGTGCAAAGGGTTCCAATTCAAATTCGAGAACACCAACTATAACTATAACTATAACTGTTACCTGAAGAATCTGTTATACAATGGATATCAACGAGGTTTCAGAGATCCAATGTATATTAAGCTACCAAAACAGTTGGTATCACCTGCTCAACAAGCATTAATCGTCAAGGGGTCTAACCTAATTTGTCCAGAACAGCAGCAAATCATGCCCATTCAAAGGTCTTACGAGAAAAAACATGCAACTAGTTCTCTGAAATTCTTGTTATGGTTTGCGTATGGAATAGGAATCATGGAGGTCCTTTTGgtattaattttcttttatatCACTCTAAAAGACTCCTTTAGAACTGCCAAAAGTTACTTCCCGATAGCATCAGGGTTCAAAAGGTTCACATACACTGAGCTGAAAACCGCAACAAGGAACTTCAGCAAAGAGATAGGGAGAGGTGGCGCGGGTGTAGTTTATAAAGGGAAATTATCGGATGACAGAACAGCAGGAATAAAGATGCTCAAAGAGGGTAATATTCACCAGGGCGAAGCCGAGTTTCAAGCAGAAATAAGCACAATTGGTAGGCTCAATCACATGAATCTGATAGAGACATGGGGGTATTGCATTGAAGGGAAGCATAGGCTAGTGGTTTATGAGTATATGGAGAACGGATCATTGGCAACATGCTTGAATTCCAATAAACTTGATTGGGGAAAGAAGCTTGAAATAGCAATTGGCACTGCGAAAGGGCTTGCATATTTACACGAAGAGTGCTTGGAATGGGTTTTGCATTGTGATGTTAAACCCCATAACATTTTGCTTGATTCTGATTACAATCCAAAGGTGGCGGATTTCGGGTTGTCTAAGCTGTTTGATAGAGGTGCGATAGAGAATTCATGCTTTTCCAGGATTCGAGGTACAAGAGGTTACATGGCTCCTGAATGGGTGTTTAATCTTCCGATTACCTCAAAAGTTGATGTCTACAGTTATGGGGTGGTGGTTCTAGAGATGATAACCGGAAAGAGCCCACTACAAATGCTGCAATTTGGTGAAGGCAGTAGTAGTGGTAGAGACCAAACATTGGTCGAATGGGTGAGGTCGAAGATTCGTGAACATATCGGAAGCCAAAATGGAGCATGGATTGAGGAAATTGTTGATGGTAGGACCAGTGGTGAATATGAGACGAGAGCACTGATTAATCTGGTGAAAGTTGCTTTACAATGTGCTGAAGATGATAGGGATGCAAGGCCTTCAATGAGCCAAGTGGTAAATATCCTTCTCGACCTAAGGTATGATGATTAA
- the LOC111879627 gene encoding subtilisin-like protease SBT3.17, with amino-acid sequence MPLQFLLSSSIITLSLISIITISSSMAEADSSVPKSVSAAVHIVYTERPQQEDLEIYHLRTLSSVLGSEEAAKGALLYTYKHAACGFSAKLTPEQVEDLSKQPGVLQVVESRTVQLHDSPVKLSHF; translated from the exons ATGCCTCTTCAATTCCTCCTATCTTCCTCCATCATCACTCTCTCGCTAATCTCCATCATCACTATATCATCATCTATGGCAGAAGCCGATTCATCTGTTCCCAAATCTGTATCAGCGGCAGTCCATATCGTTTACACCGAGCGACCTCAACAAGAAGATCTCGAAATCTATCACCTTCGCACCCTCTCTTCAGTCCTCGGAAG CGAGGAGGCAGCAAAAGGGGCTTTGTTGTACACGTACAAACACGCAGCTTGTGGATTTTCTGCAAAACTCACTCCTGAACAAGTTGAAGATCTTTCTA AACAACCAGGTGTTCTCCAGGTGGTCGAAAGCAGGACTGTGCAGCTCCATGATTCACCTGTAAAACTCTCCCACTTCTAA
- the LOC111879661 gene encoding putative receptor protein kinase ZmPK1 → MAAPFLVRHHKNSIFFFFFLSYLLFSVHGLKGGSSLSVENDDDVLVSANGLFTAGFHQVGENAYCFAVWFTDQPTTGGPTVVWMANRDAPVNGKYSKLILFEDGNLALTDAEQYITWSTHTKSTSSNSLQLQLHDTGNLILFEGQQSLWQSFDYPTDTLLPGQALTMNTQLVSSRSCTNYASGFYKLFFDDYDSILRLHYEGPVSSSVFWPDPRFLPREVGRYQYVYNRRASLSSDGGFKSSDGLEFFSADYGIGPQRMMKIDIDGNLRVYSFIEHQTRKEWQVQWQAVSRSCRVHGICGPNSLCTYSQDAGRRCICLHGYKMVNFEDWSYGCAPEFEGCSPDNEGFIKLTQAEFYGYDIRYHPNYTLDSCKKDCLDDCTCKGFQFSYDCHKGIYYCYMKNSLYNGYQMGFYNTMYIKLPKMLVLSFHQKTINDQNVSCVGQAVTPMIRSYEKKHHNKLLNSMAVLGCVIGFIEIIGIVFFWYKSSKHSITIDQCYFPAATAFRKFTYSELKKASRNFSEEIGHGGTGVVYKGILSDNRVAAIKKLKNTNHQGEDEFQTEINTIGRLNHMNLIETWGYCAEGKHRLIVYEYMENGSLAGNLRLGKLNWETRFEIAKGTAKGLAYLHEECLEWVLHCDVKPHNILLDSNYNPKVADFGLSKLFDRDRKGKSNFSTVRGTRGYMAPEWVFNLPITSKVDVFSYGVVILEMITGRSPTGKEQKSDENGDTEPALIDWVRDRINGNGMESWIQEIVNTSMSEEYDQITMENLVNIALQCAEEDRKVRPTMKQVVNMLQHPENYR, encoded by the coding sequence ATGGCTGCACCATTTCTTGTTCGTCACCACAAAAattccatcttcttcttcttcttcctctcctaCCTCCTCTTCTCTGTCCATGGCTTAAAAGGAGGTTCATCTCTATCTGTAGAAAATGACGACGACGTTTTAGTTTCAGCAAATGGGCTTTTCACCGCAGGTTTTCATCAAGTTGGAGAGAATGCTTATTGCTTTGCTGTGTGGTTCACGGATCAACCCACAACTGGGGGTCCCACAGTGGTCTGGATGGCTAACCGAGATGCACCTGTAAATGGAAAATACTCGAAGCTTATATTATTTGAAGATGGCAATCTTGCTTTAACAGATGCTGAGCAATACATTACTTGGTCAACCCACACAAAATCAACCTCTTCTAATTCGTTGCAATTGCAACTGCATGACACAGGTAACCTTATCCTTTTTGAAGGACAACAATCTCTTTGGCAAAGCTTTGATTATCCAACAGATACCCTTCTTCCAGGTCAAGCTTTAACTATGAACACACAACTTGTTTCTTCAAGAAGTTGTACGAATTATGCCTCGGGTTTTTATAAGCTCTTTTTCGATGACTATGACAGCATTCTTCGTCTTCATTATGAAGGTCCAGTATCCAGTAGCGTCTTCTGGCCTGATCCTCGTTTTCTACCTCGGGAAGTTGGGAGATACCAGTATGTATACAATCGAAGAGCAAGCCTTAGTTCAGATGGTGGATTCAAGTCATCAGATGGTCTTGAATTTTTCTCGGCTGATTATGGAATTGGACCCCAAAGAATGATGAAGATCGACATCGATGGTAATCTAAGAGTCTACAGTTTCATTGAACATCAAACAAGAAAGGAATGGCAAGTTCAATGGCAAGCTGTTTCCCGTTCTTGTAGGGTTCATGGTATTTGCGGACCAAATAGTCTTTGTACTTATTCACAAGATGCAGGTAGGAGATGCATTTGCTTACATGGCTACAAGATGGTGAATTTTGAAGATTGGAGTTACGGATGTGCACCTGAATTCGAGGGTTGTAGTCCAGATAACGAGGGTTTCATCAAGCTTACCCAAGCAGAATTCTATGGCTACGATATCCGGTATCACCCCAACTACACTCTCGATTCATGCAAGAAAGATTGCTTAGATGATTGCACTTGTAAAGGGTTCCAATTTTCATACGATTGTCACAAAGGAATCTATTATTGCTACATGAAGAATTCTTTGTATAATGGATACCAAATGGGATTCTACAACACTATGTATATCAAATTACCAAAAATGTTGGTGTTATCATTTCATCAGAAAACAATCAACGACCAAAACGTCAGTTGCGTAGGCCAGGCTGTGACACCCATGATAAGATCGTAtgagaaaaaacatcataacaaGCTACTTAACTCCATGGCTGTTTTAGGATGTGTGATCGGTTTTATTGAGATCATTGGCATAGTGTTTTTCTGGTATAAGAGCAGTAAACACTCGATTACAATCGATCAATGTTATTTTCCGGCAGCCACAGCGTTCAGAAAGTTCACATACAGTGAGCTGAAAAAGGCATCACGTAATTTCAGCGAAGAGATAGGGCATGGTGGCACTGGTGTAGTATATAAAGGTATTTTATCGGATAACAGAGTTGCAGCAATCAAGAAGCTCAAGAACACAAATCACCAAGGTGAAGACGAATTTCAAACCGAGATCAACACAATCGGGAGGCTGAATCACATGAATTTGATAGAAACATGGGGTTATTGTGCTGAAGGAAAACACAGACTTATCGTCTACGAGTATATGGAGAACGGATCATTGGCCGGAAACTTGCGTCTCGGGAAACTCAATTGGGAGACAAGATTCGAGATCGCTAAAGGAACAGCTAAAGGGTTAGCTTATTTACACGAAGAGTGCTTGGAGTGGGTTCTTCATTGCGATGTGAAACCTCATAACATACTCCTGGATAGTAATTACAATCCAAAGGTCGCGGATTTTGGTCTTTCAAAGCTATTCGATAGGGATAGAAAAgggaaatcgaatttttcaacagTTCGAGGGACTCGAGGCTACATGGCTCCTGAATGGGTGTTTAATCTTCCAATTACTTCGAAAGTTGATGTATTTAGCTATGGGGTTGTGATACTGGAGATGATAACAGGACGGAGTCCTACAGGGAAGGAGCAAAAAAGCGATGAAAATGGTGACACAGAGCCTGCGCTTATTGATTGGGTGAGAGATAGGATTAATGGAAATGGAATGGAATCATGGATTCAGGAGATTGTAAATACTTCGATGAGTGAGGAATATGATCAGATCACCATGGAAAATCTTGTTAATATTGCACTGCAATGTGCAGAGGAAGATAGGAAGGTGCGACCAACAATGAAGCAGGTGGTTAATATGCTTCAACATCCAGAGAATTATAGATAA